The following nucleotide sequence is from Pseudarthrobacter psychrotolerans.
AGTTGCCGAGCAACCGTTTTGAGGCCCCAGGGAACGAGCTCCTTTTTGCTAGGCATACCTATGGGAGCCCCGCCCATGGGACCACGGCCGATCTTGGGTGTTGGAAAATCGTCCGCGTTCTCGCGCAGTTGGGCATCAGAGTAGCTAGACTTCAGCGCGTTGATTTCCGGCAGTTTGGTGCCAAGCGACCCGTGAAGCCCGCCAGGCCCCTGAGCACGTCCTTTAGCGCCTCTATTCGTCCATGTTCAGTAAAGTACTGCATCGACACAAGATGTTTTACATCGTCCTGTACAGATTCCCGCAGGACTCGTCCACCCTTTTTATAGGGGCTGTGAATAAGAGTGGTAACGAGTCGATTGCGCGCATGGAAGTACGCTTGCCAACCCACGAGGTCATCCTTATCAGTCCATGACACGTGCCAGACGGCGGCGCCGGGAAAGGACACGGTAGCGATGCCAGCCTCACGCGCGCGCAGTCCGTACTCGGCGTCGTCCCACTTGATGAAGAGGGGTAGCGACAGGCCGATCTCTTTGATCACGGTTGTGGGGATGAGGCACATCCACCAGCCGTTATAGTCCACATCCACACGCCGGTGCAACCATGCGGTCTGCCGGAGGTTGGAGAGGCTAAAGTCGTGCCTGACCTCCATGTCTGCGTGGGGCACTGCCGGAACGATTCGGTAGGGATCAACTACTTCGCCGAAAGTATGAAGGACGCTGCGGTTGTAAAGGTCAAACATGTGCCCCCCGACAATCGTCGGCCTCTTGCAATGGTCGGCAAAAGAAAGCAACCGGACGATGCTTTCGGGCTCAAGGACGATGTCGTCGTCGAGGAGCAGCACATAGTCGCTGCCATTTTCTACCGACTCATACATCCCCCTCGCGAACCCCCCGGATCCGCCTAGGTTCGCTTGGTTGATGACCCGGAGCTTCCCACCCAGAGATTCCTGAACTGAGGCGAAGCCGTCCTCTGCCTCGACCTTTTGTGTCCCCTGATCCACGATCAGGATTTCTTTGACGTTGGCGAGAACGTCCGCATTCTCTGCAAGGATTCGGGCATTGTTCAGGCAGAAGTCCGGCTTGTTCATGGTGGTGATCTGAAGGGTCACTTGGCCGCTCGGATGCGGCCCTTTCTCGGCCTCCCACTGGGCATCCTCAAGTACCAGTTCGTCCGAACTGGCCGCCAAATCAAACCAGTACCAGCCGCCGTCGCCGAACGGTTTCAATGAGAGTTCGAAAGAGGACGTGGCCTCGCCATCGACGTGGACACCGTCAACGCGCTGGACGGAGCCCCGTGCATTGGATTTATAGACAGTGACGGTTCCAGTACCGTGCGTGTTGACCGTTAGCCGAATGCTCCGGAGCGACGTCCAACGGCGCCAGTAGCTTGCCGGGAAGGCATTAAAATACGTGCCGAAGGAAATCTGCTCACCGGACCGGACTCTCATGGAATGCCGCGTCAGCAGGTCCTCGAAATGAGCCTCTCGGTCTCCGGAGCTGAACATCTGTAGCTTTTGTTCCGGCGACTTGGGAGTGCGAGCAAGTTCATCGTTTTCTCGCAACCGAATCCCGCTGGCGCTTCCCGCGTCGACATAGAGCGAGACTGTGTCGGGCTGATCCGGCGAGGGCAGGATAACTCGCTGGATTGGTGCCCAGTCGGTGATTTCATTCAGCGAGCTCATGCGTCCACTCCTCCGCTTTCAAGCTTCGCTCCACCTTCGAAATGCGACCGAATCTGGTTGTCAAACATGGTCAGAGCCGAACCGATGGCCATGTGCATGTCGAGATACTTGTAGGTGCCCAGCCGTCCGCCAAACAGTACGTCCTTCTCGGCAGCAGCCAGGTCACGGTACTTGAGAAGCCGCTCCCGGTCCGCGGAGGTGTTGATCGGGTAGTAAGGTTCGTCTCCCTTTTCGGCGGCACGGGAGAATTCGCGCATGATGACGGTCTTTTCCGTCTGATACTCGCGCTCGGGGTGGAAGTGGCGCGGTTCAATGATGCGCGTGTAGGACACATCGGCATCGTTGTAGTTGACCACCGACGTCCCCTGGAAATCGGCGACGTCGAGCACCTCTTCTTCGAAGTCGATCGTGCGCCACGAGAGGTCGCCCTCGGCGAAGTCGAAGTACCTGTCAACAGGGCCTGTGTAGATCACGGGGATGTTGCCGACGACCTTATCCTTGCTGTACTCGTGTGACTCGTCGAAGAAGTCCGTGTTCAGCCGTACTTCGATGTTCGGGTGTTCCGCCATCTTTTCGATCCACGCCGTGTAGCCGTTGGTCGGCAGGCCCTCATACTTGTCGTTGAAGTACCGGTTGTCGTAGTTGTAGCGCACCGGGAGGCGGGAGATGATGCCGGCGGGCAGGTCCTTGGGATCGGTCTGCCACTGCTTGCCGGTGTAGTGCTTGATGAAGGCTTCATAGAGCGGCCGGCCGATGAGCTGGATCCCCTTATCGTTCAGGTTCTGCGGATCGGTCCCAGCGAGCTCGCCGGCCTGTTCCTGGATCAGCGCCTGTGCCTGACCCGGAGTGAGATTCGCACGGAAGAACTGGTTGATGGTGGCCAGATTGATGGGCAGGGAGTAGACCTCACCCTTGTGTACGCCGTAGACCTTGTGGACATAGTTCGTGAAGGTGGTGAAGCGGTTCACGTACTCCCACACACGCTCGTTGGAAGTGTGGAACAGGTGTGCGCCGTAACGGTGCACTTCAATCCCCGTCTGCTCTTCCTTTTCGCTGTAGGCGTTTCCCCCGATGTGGTGGCGGCGGTCGAGGACTAGCACCTTCAAGCCGAGCTCAGTGGCGGCCTGTTCTGCGATTGTCAGGCCAAAAAAGCCAGACCCTACGATGACGAGGTCAGCTGTCACAAAATCTCCTGGTTCGAAAGCGGGCAGCGCAATGTTGCGCATTGGCTGCTGCACCAGCCTACCCGAGACCCCATCGTGACCTACTAATCCAGCTGCTCAGTCCTTATCCACATACGGCCATCACCTCCGCGACACGCTCCAGCCTGATGGCTAGTTTTGAAACACGCTGACCGTTAGGAATTTCACATCATGCCGCTGCACTGCACGCTCGTTCGGAGCCCGGGCGCAGCTCTGCAGGAACCGCCTGTGGAGCTGACCATCGAGGGTCCACATGAGACTCCCGGTGCGGAGCTGCAGGCCACCCTGACTGCAACATTCGGGACAGGCATTGTGTCCGTCGGCGGCCAGCTTGTCAGCGAACTCACTCTCGGACAGCCTCCGCTGGTCAGCGGAGCCACACTCGTCGACGGAGCGGACCTGACGGCGCGCAGGTCGCGGCAGCGCCCCTCCGAGCCTCCGGCGTCACTGGCCTTGGCGGTCCACAGCGGTGCCGGCGCGGGGACGGTTGTGCCGCTGCGGCGTGGCACCTACACCATTGGCCGCAGCAATGCCGACATTCTCATCCCCGACGCCGACCTTTCGCGCGCCCACGCTCGCCTGGTGGTCACAGAGACTGCCATCACGATTGTTGACCTGAACAGTGCCAACGGCACCGACGTGGACGGCGAGCGCGTGCGGAGCGCCGTGATTTCGACCGGCTCCACCATTCGATGCGGCAACTCCACCATGTCGTTGGTGTTCTGTGAGCGTTCCGGCGCCCGCCTGGACGACGCGGGAACGGATGTCCACGAGCCGTTGGTTGTCAACCGGCGCGACGATCCAACGAACCGCGCGGCCCTGCTCCTGACTGCTGTGCTCCCATTGGTCATCGGCGTTGGCCTTGCCGTCCTAACCGGAATGTGGATGTTCCTGGCCTTCACCGCAGTCTCCGCAATCTCCATCCTGGTACCGGTGATCGGCGGGCGCCGGCAACGCCGCGAACTCGCTGCCGCGGTCAGTGCCGCTGTCACCCATGACCAGGAACGACGACGGCGGGCCGCGCCGCCGCTCTCGGACCTGACCATCGGGGGCACCACAGTGAAGGACCGGGCCGGGCCAGCCGCCAACGAGGGCATCTGGCTGCGGCTGGGCCAAGCCATTCAGCCGGCCAATCTCCGGTTTGAGCCCACGGATCCGGGCCGGGCAATTCCTTCGGCCGGTACACTGCCGCTCACGCTCAGCCCGGCCAGGCCCCTGACCACCATCCGCGGGCCACACGCCGCCGTCGACGGGCTGGTCCGCTCACTGCTGATGCAGCTCGCCGGCTTTCCGCTGGGCCGGAATACGCGGGTGGTTATCCATGGCAAGGCGGGGCGTCTCCCCCTCGCCGCACGCTTTCTGGAGGGCGTCACGCTTTCGTGTCAGTCCACTCGCGTCGGGACCCTGCTCAATAAAGGCTTCGGGCCTGCACACGGACACGGCCTGCTCCTTCTTTTGGACGGGACGGAGTCCGTGGCCAAAATCACCGCTACCGCATTGCAACACGGGTGGCAGGTCATTCATGCCGTCGTCGGCACGACCGTGCCGACGACAGCCGACGTCGAACTCGGTGAACGCTCGTCCGTGTTCACCGCTGCTGACGAAAGCATCCGATTCGCCTCTGATCTGGCACCCGTTGAAGTCTTCAACAGGTTTTGCCACAGCCTGGCGCGGGACGAGAACCGGTCCGGCGGCGCAGGACGGAACATCCCCTCGGCCTGCCGGCTCTCAGAGCTGCTCCCCCACTCCACGCCCGACACATCCAGGCGATGGTCGGCAAACAGCAGCCGGCCCGGGCTAGCCGTTCCCGTCGGGCGCGGTCTTGAGGGTGTCCGGACACTCGATCTCCAAAACGACGGACCGCACCTGCTGGTCGCCGGCACCACCGGATCAGGCAAATCCGAACTCCTGCGCAGCATCACTGTTGCCCTCGCCCTCAGCTATGCGCCGGACCGCATCAACTTCCTGTTTGTGGATTTCAAGGGCGGCTCCGGACTAGGACCCCTGACCGGACTTCCGCACTGTGTGGGAATGCTCACCGACCTGAGCAGCCACGAGCTCGAACGCGCCCTGCAGTCCCTCCGTGCAGAGATCAGGTTCCGCGAAGAGGCCCTTGCGGCAGTTCAGGCGCCGGATCTGACGTCGTTCCGGGCGACGTCGGCGGGCCGGGCCTCGCCGCTTCCCCACCTCGTGATTGTCATCGACGAATTCCGGATGCTGGTGGAGGAGGCACCCGAATCGCTCCGGGAACTCATGAGGATCGCCGCCATCGGCCGTTCCCTGGGGATCCACCTGATCATGGCCACACAACGGCCCCAGGGTGCGCTGACGGCTGACATCCGCGCCAACGTTACGACGAGCATCGCGTTGCGCGTCCAGTCGGAGATGGAATCGGTGGACATCATCAATTCGAAATCCGCGGCCGGGATCAGTGTGGATACGCCGGGCCGGGCTTATCTGGCCCGCGGAACGGAGGCTCCTCTGGAGTTCCAGGCCGCTTCGCTGACAGCCGGAGCCATGCGGTCCGAACCGGCGGGAGTCTCCGTATGGTTGGCTTCCGAGTTCATTGATGCCCCCGCCGTACCGGAGGGTTCCGGATTCGCCGACAGTGATCCGACTCCCGCTGAGGCAACCGCCCCGTTGATAGCGTCCATGTCCGGGTTGTGGGAGGCCATGAACGGTCCAGTCATCCG
It contains:
- a CDS encoding glycosyltransferase, yielding MSSLNEITDWAPIQRVILPSPDQPDTVSLYVDAGSASGIRLRENDELARTPKSPEQKLQMFSSGDREAHFEDLLTRHSMRVRSGEQISFGTYFNAFPASYWRRWTSLRSIRLTVNTHGTGTVTVYKSNARGSVQRVDGVHVDGEATSSFELSLKPFGDGGWYWFDLAASSDELVLEDAQWEAEKGPHPSGQVTLQITTMNKPDFCLNNARILAENADVLANVKEILIVDQGTQKVEAEDGFASVQESLGGKLRVINQANLGGSGGFARGMYESVENGSDYVLLLDDDIVLEPESIVRLLSFADHCKRPTIVGGHMFDLYNRSVLHTFGEVVDPYRIVPAVPHADMEVRHDFSLSNLRQTAWLHRRVDVDYNGWWMCLIPTTVIKEIGLSLPLFIKWDDAEYGLRAREAGIATVSFPGAAVWHVSWTDKDDLVGWQAYFHARNRLVTTLIHSPYKKGGRVLRESVQDDVKHLVSMQYFTEHGRIEALKDVLRGLAGFTGRLAPNCRKSTR
- the glf gene encoding UDP-galactopyranose mutase yields the protein MTADLVIVGSGFFGLTIAEQAATELGLKVLVLDRRHHIGGNAYSEKEEQTGIEVHRYGAHLFHTSNERVWEYVNRFTTFTNYVHKVYGVHKGEVYSLPINLATINQFFRANLTPGQAQALIQEQAGELAGTDPQNLNDKGIQLIGRPLYEAFIKHYTGKQWQTDPKDLPAGIISRLPVRYNYDNRYFNDKYEGLPTNGYTAWIEKMAEHPNIEVRLNTDFFDESHEYSKDKVVGNIPVIYTGPVDRYFDFAEGDLSWRTIDFEEEVLDVADFQGTSVVNYNDADVSYTRIIEPRHFHPEREYQTEKTVIMREFSRAAEKGDEPYYPINTSADRERLLKYRDLAAAEKDVLFGGRLGTYKYLDMHMAIGSALTMFDNQIRSHFEGGAKLESGGVDA
- a CDS encoding FtsK/SpoIIIE domain-containing protein, yielding MELTIEGPHETPGAELQATLTATFGTGIVSVGGQLVSELTLGQPPLVSGATLVDGADLTARRSRQRPSEPPASLALAVHSGAGAGTVVPLRRGTYTIGRSNADILIPDADLSRAHARLVVTETAITIVDLNSANGTDVDGERVRSAVISTGSTIRCGNSTMSLVFCERSGARLDDAGTDVHEPLVVNRRDDPTNRAALLLTAVLPLVIGVGLAVLTGMWMFLAFTAVSAISILVPVIGGRRQRRELAAAVSAAVTHDQERRRRAAPPLSDLTIGGTTVKDRAGPAANEGIWLRLGQAIQPANLRFEPTDPGRAIPSAGTLPLTLSPARPLTTIRGPHAAVDGLVRSLLMQLAGFPLGRNTRVVIHGKAGRLPLAARFLEGVTLSCQSTRVGTLLNKGFGPAHGHGLLLLLDGTESVAKITATALQHGWQVIHAVVGTTVPTTADVELGERSSVFTAADESIRFASDLAPVEVFNRFCHSLARDENRSGGAGRNIPSACRLSELLPHSTPDTSRRWSANSSRPGLAVPVGRGLEGVRTLDLQNDGPHLLVAGTTGSGKSELLRSITVALALSYAPDRINFLFVDFKGGSGLGPLTGLPHCVGMLTDLSSHELERALQSLRAEIRFREEALAAVQAPDLTSFRATSAGRASPLPHLVIVIDEFRMLVEEAPESLRELMRIAAIGRSLGIHLIMATQRPQGALTADIRANVTTSIALRVQSEMESVDIINSKSAAGISVDTPGRAYLARGTEAPLEFQAASLTAGAMRSEPAGVSVWLASEFIDAPAVPEGSGFADSDPTPAEATAPLIASMSGLWEAMNGPVIRKPIAAPLACFLPEPARSVTSDAASSDTDHDRDGATKSTKADGGGASWSVTLGLMDLPVEQRTAPLVWEPAAHGHLAFVGGPDSGVSEAIRLAVLGLASHVRESHLYVLDPDSSFARLASHCRVGASAGLYELRRAVRILERLAREQSYRLGRPAANDDVPLVLVIAGWGSWLSAFRAGPLAWAEDILHDLVRDGCRAGIIVMITGQRELVTSRFFAAIPNRVYFPTGSSDDSRLAWPKLPPTAPVVGRGVAVGALSGGRTAVCQFYTAPGGDARDSGVGQPQQLSLRRRPFRVEPLPAVVPAARIVERAAVQIPAGLKASATQGQRVLRIAVGGDELEPVSVRVPAGGVLAVLGGPSSGKSSFLRLLPRLNPEAGPWLQPQQDAEPGAYWSGILRQATAGGLEQNSVALVDDVDLLPQDVNRDLADLNSLGITVVMTAGYSPILVQRVPLALQARNLGYGILIAPRTFLDGDLLGVRFEAEPNPPPGRSVLIQNGRAMAIQLGWVPPDQSLDGLAA